The Salvelinus alpinus chromosome 3, SLU_Salpinus.1, whole genome shotgun sequence genome segment aatgaaagctcttgtAATCTTCTAGTCGaagattacatttctctaaaacaggctataggctacatgtgcaccaccaagtcagaacagtaggctaaattatgagggggaaagtgaccaaattattagggtgaggcacatgggttactaacagcttactacatgtaacggatgtgaaatggctagctagttagcgggtacgcgctactagcatttcaatcagttacgtcacttgctctgagacttaagtagggtttccccttgctctgcaagggccgcggcttttgtggagcgatgggtaacgacgcttcgtgggtgtcagttgttgatgtgtgcagagggtccctggttcgcgcccgtgtcggggcgaggggacgtactaaagttatactgttacattgatgctgttgacccggaacactggttgctgcggaaaaggaggaggttgaaaggggggtgagtgtaacggatgtgaaatggctagctagttagcgggtacgcgctactagcatttcaatcagttacgtcacttgctctgagacttaagtagggtttccccttgctctgcaagggccgcggtttttgtggagcgatgggtaacgacgcttcgtgggtgtcagttgttgatgtgtgcagagggtccctggttcgcgcccgtgtcggggcgaggggacatactaaagttatactgttacatacacaacatacacttagtattatttTCTTAGCTACAGATAGTATACCCCTGggatattacatcatttatgcagcagcatacaagacatttttggactcaccttgttgtgctgtgctcacttgaacagcgCAGCGGTCCTTCGTGGGGAAATCTTGTGTTGacactttgtcatcaaagtctggcattctctggatttatagtgctttcaagacaactgggaactcggaaaaaacaaggttgaatcatggtgacatcagtgatcttcaggtcagagctctagaaagaggccagagttcccgacttgcaattccgagttggatgaccgttcaaaacgtattttcctagttggagctcgttttttcccgagtcctcagttgtcttgaactcactgaagtcagatttcctagttccgactttccagttgttttgacttgcataaagctggaaagacttataaaagtatctctaaaagccttgatgttcatcagtccactgtAAGACAAATTGTATATAAatagagaaagttcagcactgttgctactctccctatgaggggctgtcctgcaaagatgactgccagagcacagcgcagaatgctcaatgaggttaagaagaatcctagagtgtcagctaaagacttacagaaatctctggaacacgaTACgtgaaacactaaacaagaatggtgttcatgggagaacACTACGGACGAAGCCACTGCTGTTCAAAAGAAAACAtttctgcacgtctgaagttcgcaaaagagcacctggatgttcagCAGTGCTACTGGCAAAAAATGAAACTAAAGttcagttgtttggaaggaacacacaacactatgtgtagagaaaaaaaggcacagcactccaacatcaaaacctcatcccaactgtacagtatggtggagggagtatCATGgcttggggctgctttgctgtctCAGGGCCTGGAAATgtttgctatcatcgacggaaaaatgaatttccaagtttatcaagacattttgcaggagaatgtaaggatATCTGTCCGCTAATTGAAGCTCAACataagttgggtgatgcaacaggacaacaacctaaaacacagaattaaatcaacaacagaatggcttcaacagaagaaaatatgccttctgcagtggcccagtcagagtcttgacctcaactcaattgagatgctgtggcatgacctcgagagaggttcacaccagacatcccaagaatattgatgatgtgaaacagttttgtaaagaggaatggtccaaaattcctcctgactgttgtgcaggtctgatccaaaactacagaaaacgtttggttgaggttattgctgccaaaggagggtcaaccagttaataAATCTAAGAGATCACGTatttttcccaccctgcactgtgaatgtttacacagtgttcaatagagacatgaaaacgtataattgtttgtgtgttattagtttaagcaaactgtgtttgtctgttgttgtggggccccacaagggtgcattctcagccctctcctgtactccctgttcacccatgactgcgtggccatgcacgcttccaactcaatcataaagtttgcagacgacactacagtggtaggcttgattaccaacaatgacgagacggcctacagagaggaagtgagggccctcggagtgtgatgtcaggaaaataacctcacactcaacgtcaacaaaacaaaggagatgatcgtggacttcaggaaacagcagagagagcacccccctatccacatcgacgggacagtagtggagaaggtggaaggttttaagttcctcagcgtacacatcacggacaaactgaaatggtccacccacacagacagcgtagtgaagaaggcgcagtagtgcctcttcaacctcaagaggctgaagaaatttggcttgtcaccaaaaacattcacaaacctttacagatgcacaaccgagagcattctgtcgggctgtatcacagcctggtacggcaactgctccgcccacaaccgtaaggctctccagagggtagtgcggtctgcacaacgcatcaccaggggcaaactacctgccctccaggacacctacaccacccgatgtcacaggaaggccaaaaagatcatcaaggacaacaaccaccctagccactgcctgttcaccccgctatcatccagaaggcgaggtcagtacaggtgcatcaaagctgggaccgagagactgaaaaacagcttctgtctcaaggccatcagactgttaaacagccatcactaacattgagtggctgctgccaacatacagactcaaatctcaagccactttaataattagatgtaataaatgtatcactagtcactttaaagaATGCcagtttatataatgtttacataccctacattactcatctcatatgtatatactgtactctataccatctactgcatcttgcctatgccgttcggccatcgctcatccatatatttatgtacatattcttattcatccctttacacttgtgtgtataaggtagttgttgtgaaattgttagattacttgttagatattactgcactgtcggaactagaagcacaagcatttcactacactcgcattaacatttgctaaccatgtgtatgtgaccaatactatttgatttgatttgactcagatcaaattttatgaccaatttatgcagaattcCAGGTAAtaccaaagggttcacataattTTGCTTGCCActgtataatgtgatttgacgtaattttatctgtggccattgaccttgagccttctttgatgggcacttctaatgtaattcTATGGCAGCACCGAAGGGGCATGAATTTTTTAGCTCTACCCTTCGATTTTGCGGTgtcgtagtgtccccatgagtgacagaacactgagccaatcacggcgcaactagagaacattaccaacccctacgctccatattttccgctggctgccccatcACCACAGAACTCGGAAAAAGCattacaagcattttgctacacccgcaataacatctgctaaacatgtgtatgttgccaataaaatttgatttgatttgaaagcacAGAGCTAGGCTAAAACACCAGCATTTTGAGGTGGCTTACTCAAGGAATAAAAAAGGGACCaagtttgtatgcagctttattaacttaatgttttttttttttttttttttttacatttattgcaaactgatatgtgacacgtataaatgccaaaataacatgctaaaaatgtggggctcaaaacctgccctgaatgatgggtcgccactgcCTGGAGGCTATCTCAGAGTTCTATACGCTCATTTCTTTAGCCTCCAATTGATCACAGTTTATCCATTCCATCCGCCGGATACGTTCAGAACGAATTCGCCCAATTGGTTACTGCTGCGCATGCGCCCTATACTGTTTAGGCTCCTTGACCAATCCGCTTCCCTATATGAAAACATGTGATAGTAATCCACGTCTGCGAAATGATGTTTGCGTAGTCTGTCAAATTGGTGTGATGTGCTTGAATATTGTTTCCTCTTGGAATGGATTTAGAAGAGGCATTTCAACTAGTCGGAGAATTCGGATCATATCAGAAGCAGATGGTGTTGGTTCTTGTGTTGCTACAGGTTTGTTTTTATTAACTTTCCTTTTTTTTCGTGGAAAACGTATGCCACCCACAGCTAGTTAGCTGTATTAGCTAGCAATCTAATACATTTACTATATTTTCTGAATGCATTATAGTATGTCGTCAAACTTAGTGTGGGGCAAGCCAGCTAGTAGTCTCGCTGTTATTGTTATCCAGCCATAGCTAAACTACTTAGCTAACGTTATTTGGCTAGATAATGAAATCACAGAAGCTTTGAAGTAGCTTGCTGAATCCTAGCTAGCTATCTCTACCGTCATTTGCATACCCATTAAAGCCACAGTCTGCAATATTTCCTGCTGTTTAATGGCCATTTTAATTAATTTTACTCagttcttgaagaatataacttataaatgaaaTATGACAAATGGTTTATCCTATAACCCAATATCTaagagccaatttatgcttgatccgaaaatgttTTCGGAGGCGCTGTATGGGTGTGTGACGCAATTGCCAAGTCTCTGGAGGCACGCAGAGGACAAATTGAGCACCGCATCGCCATGCGCATCTCAAATTTTGTAAAAATGAGGTCTCATGTAGctctgcattgacatgattggtggACGGTAGGTGAGAGCGGAAGGACTTGTATAAACACAAATTCACTTACcatgacaacttccttcacaaccgGTAACTTAGCGGTTAAGaccgttgggccaataaccgaaaggttgctggttcgaatctctGAGCCGGCTAGGTGGAAAATGtctctgcccttgagcaaggcccttaaccctaattgctcctgtaagtcgctttggataagagcatTTGCTAAATGACTGCCGGAACAGGATCTGACACCTGTGGCTGTCGTTCCGGAACCTATTTTGTTGAATACTTTACCTCTAGTGGCATAAACGATAATTGTAACTTTTTGCAATGTAAAAATTCTAATAAACGTGATCACTAATATGCCATCACCAGCGAGTGAGCTGCATATCATTGGGTGAAACGGTaaagcatttttttaaatataatttcctCATTGTCTCCATAAATCTAGGCCTAGGaaattgatggattcaagacgaGGTCGTTTTCACTGATCTCAGTTTCGGTGTCAAAGTAGCTTGTCATTTCGATCATTTGTGCGGTATAATGGTTCTTTCAAGAAAACTGGTAACTCGGGGAGGAAACGAggtcgaatcatgacgtcagtgatccaTCTTCAGGTAGTTCCccacttggaattccgagttagaTAAACGTCCCAAACaaattttcccagtcggagcttgtttttCCCTATTTCCCAGTTGACTTAAATGTACTAAAGTCGGAGATTTTCCAGCTCCGTGTTCCcagttttgaacgcggcattaaAAAAAGATTGTCATGTAAAATGACgaagaattgcatgaaatgcgtctATAAAGGCCCCAAAAATAATGTCCCCATGTGTGTAATATCTGTAAGTGGCTCTACTCTTCTGCCCTATGTCACTCGGCAAATGTGTTGATATACAttcaatgctttattataaaggtgggTTATTTTTTTATGCGTTCCGGTACCTCCGAGCTCCCCAGCTCTGCCATGCCAATCTCTGGAATTTCAGAGGATTTGAGCAGGTCAGGCTGTTCAATTGCTTCATGTGTGAAAGGAGATAGCTAATTAAATACCATTGATGGATAGATCACTTGGGTAGCTAGGCCTTTATTACTTGCTTGGCACTCAGCTTGGTTTTGTTTTCCAGGTGTATATGGCATGCCAGTCCATGCTCATTGTGCTCATTGGCGCTATACCAGAATACCACATTGAACAAGGTGACCACTCCAACTATGAGGAGCTCATCAAACACGTTACATTTACAGAGGATGTCAACTCCATCGTGACGGAGGTGAGCGGTCACCGTTCATGATTCAATAGGAGCAAAAATGTGCCGTGCTTGAGAATGTAGCGTCATTCACACCTGTGTAAGGAATttaacacatttaaaaaataatctacACAATGATAATATATGAATGCCATCTTCCTGTCTCTTTCCTtccttttctcttagtggttcCTTCTAAAGCAACAGGCTTACAAGGTCAGCTTGGCAGGCTCTTTGTTCTTCGCTGGGGTCTtgattggaaatgtgttttttggaccCCTCTCTGACAAGATTGGAAGGAAACCAGTCTTCCTAACAGGTGACAAATGAGGTTCACAACTTTTCATATTTTGATCTTAATCCATATCCTCTAAAATATTTGACTGGATGATATGATATAGCAGCCATTAGGAAATGTTGTTCTGACCTGCTTCCTTGCAGGCTACTTTTCAGCCCAGCTAATAGTGTCACTGGTAAACATCTGAGAGCTATGGTTAGGCCTCATCattcataatttaaaaaaaacattttgcttGTGGACTGCTACATCATTTATAACATGCTCTTTTAGCAACTTTCTCTTTGACAAACCAACTTTTttgctctctgtttctctctctcagctctgttCTTTGAGGTGGTGTTTGGCTATGCCACAGCCTTTGCTCCCAGCTATGAGGTGTTTGCGTTGTCGCGCCTGCTGGTGGGTCTGATGAATGGGGGTATGTCCCTCGTCTGTTTTGTGCTCACCCAGGAGTATGTGGGCAAGGCCTACTGGGCCATAACAGGTACAAATAATCATCATGACAAATGTTTACCAGCTACAGTAACTAAGGAAGGTGGGACTAGGGTCAATTGTAGTCAGTCTGTCAACATAAGAAAGTGGTCTGACACTATTGGAAAGTGTTTTTTCCAGATTATTTAAAAGTTGTCTCTGGTGTTTGTTTTTCAGGGACCTTGACTAATATGACCTTTGCTGTGGGTATTGCCCTGTTTGGTGCCCTTGGCTACTATATCAGACCATGGCGTACCCTGGCAACAGCAGCTAATTCTCCTGGCGTCCTGTTTTTTCTACTTTGTGTGTAAGTAACTTTTTTTAGGATGATTATTCCAAGAAAGCAATTGCATTAGAACCTTTACTGACACCTTTCCCAATACATTTTACCGCATGTGTGAGACTGTAGTTTGCTGATGAAACAAATAGCAAGTTGACCTTTTCGtctcctgttttttttttttttctggctGAGGCAGGACTCTCCCGGAGTCTCCACGCTGGCTGTATTCCCGTGGTTACACGGAGAGGGCGGAGGAGGTTTTGCAGTACATAGCTGTGCGGAATGGGAACAGCAATGCTGCAGCCAAAGTAAAGCTCCGTATGTGTCCTGGCTCTGTCAAGACTGGTAACCAGGGCAACAATGGCCCTGGCTTCCTCGACCTGTTCACCCACACAGTGCTCCGCTGGAGAACCGTGGTGCTCATGTATGTCTGGTGAGTTAGCACATCATGAGCTGAACCACTGGGAAACCAGAGGGACTCGCTTTTTGCAAGGTCATTAATAGTGCACAGATAGTATCAACAGCTCACAACGATGCTTACTTTCAGTATACGTTGTTTTAAAGACCTTTCACACTGAAGACTTTAAACATAACCAACCTTAGATTGACACTGTCTGTGGATGTGCTTTAGGTATTCCTGCAGCCTGGTGTACTATGGGCTGACCATGAATGCCAGTGAGGAAAGTGGGAACCGCTACTTCAGTGTTGCCATGTATGGACTAGTGGAGCTCCCGGCCTACCCTCTCTGTATCTATTTCATAAACAAGCAGTGGTAAGATTCTCACCACCTGTGATGATATTCTATTAATTAAAGTCAGTGGTGCTGAATAAATGTCTTGATATATGGTTAAAAATTCAGAAGTTGAATCGTAATACTTTCACAAGACCATATATTCTCCTCAGCTGTGCTAAACAGTTGGAATTTGTGCCTGTTTGTTAGGGCTGGGAGAAGGAAAACCATGGCCAGCTTTCTGGGTTTAGCTGGCTTGTCATGTCTATGCACCATGTTGGTCCCAGTAACTGCTGGTAAGAGCATtccatctacagtatattagATAGATTTGATTCATTATTTTGCTTATTAATCTATTTGTTTATTATTTAGGGCCGGTGTTCAATGCTACTTCTTTAGCTTTGTTAGGAAAGCTGTTGGTCAGTGCGGCTTTCAACATAGTGTATGTCTACACTACTGAACTGTACCCCACTGTTGTAAGGTGAGTGCAGTGCAAACCGATCCCACTAAATTACTTCTATAAAGTACAGTAGAGGGTGCCATTCTCCCATTTTTGAGTGTCAATTCTCACAATGCAATATGGTTTTGTACGGTATGTTGGAGAGGTGTTTAAATAATGTTAAGTGCTTTGTCTTGATGTCAGGAACGCTGGTCTTGGGGTCTGCTCAATGTCTTGCAGAGTCGGAGGGATCCTGGCCCCTTTTGTGCCCTCTATGGTACGTCAGCAGAATATCATTAATATGACGAGGGACAAAAATCATCAGTCTTTTTTTGTTGTCACaattgtaatcaaatcaaatgtatttatatagcccttcttacaaatcaaatgtatttatatagcccttcttacatcagctgatatctcaaagtgctgtacagaaacccagcctaaaaccccaaacagcaagcaatgcaggtgtagaagcacagtggctaggaaaggccaaaacctaggaagaaacctagaggaaccaggctatgaggggtggccagtcctcttctggctgtgccaggtggagattataacagaacatggccaagatgttcaaatgttcataaatgacaagcatggtcaaataataataatcacagtagttgtcgagggtgcagcaagttagcacctcaggagtaaatgtcagttggcttttcatagccaatcattaagagtatctctactgctcctgctgtctctagagagttgaaaacagcaggtccggtgaacaggtcagggttccatagccgcaggcagaacagttgaacgGTATTCATTTGAACCCCTCAAGCTTAAGCTGTGTTTTGTTTGCTATGTGTTTCAGAGAGACTTACACACCTCTATGCCCTTCCTGGTGTTCTGTCTCAGTGGGATCTCTGCTGGCTGCCTGGGTCTCCTTCTCCCTGAGACACTTAACAAACCCATCTCAGAGACACTGGAGGAGCTCAGCAGCCCTGCTTACCACCGCATTGTAGAGACCAAGGTAGGATCATAACTCTGTTCATTATATTGGGTAAGTTACCCCCTAGCTTCGGACGTCGAGCttctcacatacagtaccagtcaaaagtttggacacagctactcattcaagggtttttctttgactattttctacattgtagactaatagtgaagacatcaaaactatggcagaacacatggaatcatgtagtaaccaaacaaaatTGTTAAAcatatctaaatatatttgagattcttccaggGAGCCACCCGttgctttgacagctttgcacactcttggcattctctcaatcagcttcacctggaatgcttttccaacagtcttgaaggagttcccacatatgctgagggcttgttggctgcttttcctccacTCTGGTGGGAACTAtccatgcagagatcatccgttcacctact includes the following:
- the slc22a15 gene encoding solute carrier family 22 member 15 isoform X3 — translated: MDLEEAFQLVGEFGSYQKQMVLVLVLLQVYMACQSMLIVLIGAIPEYHIEQGDHSNYEELIKHVTFTEDVNSIVTEWFLLKQQAYKVSLAGSLFFAGVLIGNVFFGPLSDKIGRKPVFLTALFFEVVFGYATAFAPSYEVFALSRLLVGLMNGGMSLVCFVLTQEYVGKAYWAITGTLTNMTFAVGIALFGALGYYIRPWRTLATAANSPGVLFFLLCVTLPESPRWLYSRGYTERAEEVLQYIAVRNGNSNAAAKVKLRMCPGSVKTGNQGNNGPGFLDLFTHTVLRWRTVVLMYVWYSCSLVYYGLTMNASEESGNRYFSVAMYGLVELPAYPLCIYFINKQWAGRRKTMASFLGLAGLSCLCTMLVPVTAGPVFNATSLALLGKLLVSAAFNIVYVYTTELYPTVVRNAGLGVCSMSCRVGGILAPFVPSMRDLHTSMPFLVFCLSGISAGCLGLLLPETLNKPISETLEELSSPAYHRIVETKTSNS
- the slc22a15 gene encoding solute carrier family 22 member 15 isoform X2 is translated as MDLEEAFQLVGEFGSYQKQMVLVLVLLQVYMACQSMLIVLIGAIPEYHIEQGDHSNYEELIKHVTFTEDVNSIVTEWFLLKQQAYKVSLAGSLFFAGVLIGNVFFGPLSDKIGRKPVFLTALFFEVVFGYATAFAPSYEVFALSRLLVGLMNGGMSLVCFVLTQEYVGKAYWAITGTLTNMTFAVGIALFGALGYYIRPWRTLATAANSPGVLFFLLCVTLPESPRWLYSRGYTERAEEVLQYIAVRNGNSNAAAKVKLRMCPGSVKTGNQGNNGPGFLDLFTHTVLRWRTVVLMYVWYSCSLVYYGLTMNASEESGNRYFSVAMYGLVELPAYPLCIYFINKQWAGRRKTMASFLGLAGLSCLCTMLVPVTAALLGKLLVSAAFNIVYVYTTELYPTVVRNAGLGVCSMSCRVGGILAPFVPSMRDLHTSMPFLVFCLSGISAGCLGLLLPETLNKPISETLEELSSPAYHRIVETKTHLFEEDQSKTNHNQ
- the slc22a15 gene encoding solute carrier family 22 member 15 isoform X1, which produces MDLEEAFQLVGEFGSYQKQMVLVLVLLQVYMACQSMLIVLIGAIPEYHIEQGDHSNYEELIKHVTFTEDVNSIVTEWFLLKQQAYKVSLAGSLFFAGVLIGNVFFGPLSDKIGRKPVFLTALFFEVVFGYATAFAPSYEVFALSRLLVGLMNGGMSLVCFVLTQEYVGKAYWAITGTLTNMTFAVGIALFGALGYYIRPWRTLATAANSPGVLFFLLCVTLPESPRWLYSRGYTERAEEVLQYIAVRNGNSNAAAKVKLRMCPGSVKTGNQGNNGPGFLDLFTHTVLRWRTVVLMYVWYSCSLVYYGLTMNASEESGNRYFSVAMYGLVELPAYPLCIYFINKQWAGRRKTMASFLGLAGLSCLCTMLVPVTAGPVFNATSLALLGKLLVSAAFNIVYVYTTELYPTVVRNAGLGVCSMSCRVGGILAPFVPSMRDLHTSMPFLVFCLSGISAGCLGLLLPETLNKPISETLEELSSPAYHRIVETKTHLFEEDQSKTNHNQ
- the slc22a15 gene encoding solute carrier family 22 member 15 isoform X4, which codes for MDLEEAFQLVGEFGSYQKQMVLVLVLLQVYMACQSMLIVLIGAIPEYHIEQGDHSNYEELIKHVTFTEDVNSIVTEWFLLKQQAYKVSLAGSLFFAGVLIGNVFFGPLSDKIGRKPVFLTALFFEVVFGYATAFAPSYEVFALSRLLVGLMNGGMSLVCFVLTQEYVGKAYWAITGTLTNMTFAVGIALFGALGYYIRPWRTLATAANSPGVLFFLLCVTLPESPRWLYSRGYTERAEEVLQYIAVRNGNSNAAAKVKLRMCPGSVKTGNQGNNGPGFLDLFTHTVLRWRTVVLMYVWYSCSLVYYGLTMNASEESGNRYFSVAMYGLVELPAYPLCIYFINKQWAGRRKTMASFLGLAGLSCLCTMLVPVTAGPVFNATSLALLGKLLVSAAFNIVYVYTTELYPTVVRNAGLGVCSMSCRVGGILAPFVPSMRDLHTSMPFLVFCLSGISAGCLGLLLPETLNKPISETLEELSSPAYHRIVETK